A part of Candidatus Bathyarchaeota archaeon genomic DNA contains:
- a CDS encoding glycosyltransferase family 4 protein encodes MKIAVFVYEYPPKIVGGLGTYAAEITRKFVLNDHDVTVFTMNDDAGSLPTREIWRGIEIHRPLHIDVSDSLPDVIAEDIRKWGRGIHLFGKLMVYNYLSAAKLVNELIKREGMKYDVVVAHDWLSAMGGITVKRETGLPFAFHVHSTEKGRTLGNGSGVVSNIELRAGKMADMVVTVSYAMKDELIGLGFPKEKIQVSYNGVDPQKYNPQNIAKEDIQRIRAKYGIKDDEYMILFLGRLVGVKGVDKLIMAMPHILPKIPKAKLVIVGVGDLQEYLSNLTRTIRLDEYVKFCFDFIPEEERILHYAACDIAVFPSFYEPFGIVALEAMSMEKPVVVGAAGVSGMREIVICCGPEQCGYHVDPNNPSDIAWGVVSALESPEKSKMLGKNGRKRVLAEFTWSKIAQKTVELYETIAKR; translated from the coding sequence ATGAAGATTGCCGTTTTCGTCTACGAGTACCCACCGAAAATCGTCGGGGGATTAGGCACCTACGCAGCAGAAATCACGCGGAAATTCGTCTTAAACGACCACGACGTAACCGTCTTTACCATGAACGACGACGCCGGCTCCCTGCCGACCCGGGAAATCTGGCGCGGCATAGAAATCCATCGTCCCCTCCACATCGATGTCTCCGACTCGTTGCCCGACGTCATCGCCGAGGACATCCGCAAATGGGGCCGCGGCATCCACCTCTTCGGCAAACTCATGGTTTACAATTACCTCTCCGCCGCCAAGCTAGTAAACGAGCTTATCAAACGCGAAGGCATGAAATACGATGTGGTCGTCGCGCATGACTGGCTCTCCGCGATGGGCGGCATAACCGTTAAACGCGAAACCGGCTTACCGTTTGCCTTCCATGTGCACAGCACCGAGAAGGGCCGCACTCTAGGCAACGGATCAGGCGTAGTCAGCAACATCGAGTTGCGGGCAGGCAAAATGGCGGATATGGTGGTTACGGTCTCCTACGCCATGAAAGACGAGTTAATCGGCCTGGGCTTTCCTAAGGAGAAGATTCAAGTCAGCTACAACGGCGTGGACCCACAGAAGTATAATCCACAAAACATCGCCAAAGAGGACATCCAGCGTATCCGCGCCAAATACGGCATAAAAGACGACGAATACATGATACTCTTCTTGGGCCGCCTAGTCGGCGTGAAGGGCGTGGATAAACTCATCATGGCTATGCCGCATATCCTGCCTAAGATCCCCAAAGCCAAACTAGTCATCGTCGGCGTCGGCGACCTGCAGGAGTACCTCTCCAACCTCACCCGAACCATCCGCCTCGACGAATACGTCAAGTTCTGCTTCGACTTCATCCCCGAGGAGGAACGCATCCTCCACTACGCCGCCTGCGACATAGCCGTCTTCCCCAGCTTCTATGAGCCCTTCGGCATCGTCGCACTTGAAGCCATGAGCATGGAGAAGCCCGTGGTGGTTGGCGCTGCAGGCGTCAGCGGCATGCGTGAAATCGTGATTTGCTGCGGACCCGAACAATGCGGCTACCACGTTGACCCCAACAACCCAAGCGACATCGCCTGGGGCGTCGTCTCCGCTTTGGAGAGCCCAGAGAAAAGCAAGATGCTGGGCAAGAACGGACGCAAACGGGTGCTAGCAGAGTTCACCTGGAGCAAGATTGCCCAGAAAACCGTGGAGCTCTATGAAACCATCGCTAAACGGTAA
- a CDS encoding nucleotidyltransferase domain-containing protein, translating to MKPSLNGNGTANEDLKRRVAREAAVLLYFGAEKEYKQAKMHAAETFATHFLPSNLEVALELDRVAEENEGDARRTRLIQMRQEALAVMRLLSGFYPVLIGSVWRGTIKRGSDIDIAVYTDSPDQVATALKDGGVKVTKSQWSTVNKKGATLESLHLYAQTASGHGLEVVVRAAEEAAKKRRCETFGDEMRGLNINQLERVLATHPTQQFIPQ from the coding sequence ATGAAACCATCGCTAAACGGTAACGGCACAGCAAACGAGGATCTCAAGCGCCGCGTGGCAAGAGAAGCCGCGGTTCTGCTCTACTTCGGAGCGGAAAAAGAGTACAAGCAAGCTAAGATGCATGCCGCGGAAACCTTTGCTACACATTTTTTGCCCTCTAACCTTGAGGTAGCCCTGGAACTGGACCGGGTAGCGGAGGAAAACGAGGGCGACGCCCGCAGAACACGCCTTATCCAGATGCGCCAAGAAGCCCTCGCCGTGATGCGGCTGCTCTCTGGATTTTATCCGGTGCTTATCGGCAGCGTCTGGCGCGGCACCATAAAGCGGGGCAGCGACATCGACATAGCCGTCTACACCGACAGCCCCGACCAAGTTGCCACCGCACTGAAAGACGGAGGTGTAAAAGTCACTAAATCCCAATGGAGCACCGTCAACAAGAAAGGCGCCACCCTAGAGTCCCTGCATCTCTATGCCCAAACCGCCTCTGGGCACGGCTTGGAGGTTGTGGTGCGGGCAGCTGAGGAAGCAGCTAAGAAGCGGAGATGTGAAACCTTCGGGGATGAAATGCGCGGCTTAAACATAAACCAGCTTGAACGGGTGCTTGCGACTCACCCCACGCAGCAATTTATCCCCCAGTGA
- a CDS encoding DUF2095 domain-containing protein: protein MEKKDIRKMFPHLIDELESGDAKVSIGGIRKNAAEAEGEVDECFCEDHEAAEEEAEMLARTETPDKLRHFNPEAVDFLRRCDTEAQAEEIIAYLEKKGEISGEYAKELRCQLKRDGVRGFGPKKEEFHYFKEGGIY from the coding sequence ATGGAAAAGAAAGACATCAGAAAAATGTTCCCTCACCTCATAGACGAACTCGAATCAGGCGACGCCAAAGTCTCCATCGGCGGAATCCGCAAAAACGCCGCTGAAGCCGAAGGAGAAGTAGACGAATGCTTCTGCGAAGACCATGAAGCCGCCGAGGAAGAGGCAGAAATGCTTGCCAGAACCGAGACGCCTGATAAGCTGCGGCACTTCAATCCAGAGGCCGTGGATTTTCTGCGTCGATGCGACACTGAAGCGCAGGCAGAGGAGATAATCGCGTACCTAGAGAAGAAGGGCGAAATCAGCGGGGAATACGCTAAGGAGCTGCGGTGTCAGCTGAAGCGGGATGGCGTGCGCGGTTTTGGGCCTAAGAAAGAGGAGTTCCACTACTTCAAAGAAGGCGGCATCTACTAA
- a CDS encoding fructose-bisphosphatase class II family protein: MTSLRSLSPSLTRITTAGAVGAALHIGKGNPDMVDQTALDFSRAVLNQTEVDGEVICCEGPKDNAPAFNNREKVGTGNGPKVEFVIDQVDGTTATSKGKKDAISALACAPAGCLQVLPDDGYYFKVATNGAAKGKISLDMSIEEIITTVAALKKRPLTNFTVIMLERPRHDDILARLRNMGVRIILIADGDIAGSIVTCLPDSGVDLLLGAGAGAEATIAATAVKCLGGTMLVKVWKDKKDDAGRMKRLEAAGVDVDKTYTEEELAKGNEMIFAASGITKGEMLDGVRFIAGGAKVQSLCTRLPSGTIEWSQTILKFKEHPIYRQIT, from the coding sequence ATGACATCGCTACGTTCACTTTCACCCTCCTTAACCCGCATCACCACCGCAGGCGCAGTCGGCGCGGCATTACACATAGGCAAAGGCAACCCCGACATGGTAGACCAAACCGCTCTGGATTTCTCCCGTGCAGTGCTTAACCAAACTGAAGTAGACGGCGAAGTCATCTGCTGCGAGGGACCTAAAGATAATGCGCCGGCATTTAACAACCGCGAGAAAGTCGGCACTGGAAACGGCCCTAAAGTGGAATTCGTCATCGATCAAGTTGACGGCACAACCGCAACCAGCAAAGGCAAAAAAGACGCGATATCCGCGTTGGCATGTGCCCCAGCGGGTTGCCTGCAGGTGCTGCCCGACGATGGCTACTACTTTAAGGTCGCAACTAACGGTGCAGCCAAGGGCAAAATTAGCTTGGACATGTCCATTGAGGAAATCATCACCACCGTCGCTGCCCTCAAGAAGAGGCCGCTGACGAATTTCACGGTGATAATGTTGGAGCGTCCACGCCACGATGATATATTGGCGCGGCTGCGGAATATGGGTGTTAGAATCATCCTTATCGCTGACGGCGACATCGCTGGCTCCATCGTTACATGTCTGCCTGATTCAGGTGTAGATTTGCTTTTAGGTGCAGGTGCAGGCGCAGAGGCAACCATTGCGGCAACCGCCGTGAAATGTTTAGGCGGCACGATGCTGGTTAAGGTTTGGAAGGACAAAAAAGACGATGCAGGCAGGATGAAGCGGCTGGAAGCAGCAGGCGTAGATGTCGATAAAACCTACACGGAAGAGGAACTTGCCAAGGGCAACGAGATGATTTTTGCGGCGTCAGGAATCACCAAAGGCGAAATGCTTGACGGCGTGCGATTCATCGCGGGAGGCGCCAAAGTCCAGTCACTCTGCACAAGGCTGCCAAGCGGAACCATCGAGTGGTCACAGACCATCCTTAAATTCAAAGAGCACCCCATCTACCGCCAAATCACCTAA
- a CDS encoding DUF2090 domain-containing protein — protein MTDWSKKDLLILAFDHRSSFVEKLFGIKGRPPTADEKAKIEEAKTIIFEGFKVALQKKVPKQIAGLLVDEEYGTSVLVEAKAEGFNFAMPAEKSGQDEFDFEYGDKFVEHIECFKPTFLKVLVRFNPESEVALNQRQLLRLKKLSDYLHKTGRPFLFELIVPATPGQLAKVGGDKAAYDTKLRPGLMCASLKQIQAAGVEPEIWKLEGVDKAEDAKAIVAQAQAGGRKAGVITLGRGESKDKVKEWLSVGAKIPGIIGFAVGRTIFWDPLVEFRAGKIDRPAAVQKIAQNYIEFVELWQNERK, from the coding sequence TTGACCGACTGGTCTAAAAAGGACTTATTGATTTTAGCGTTTGACCATAGATCCTCTTTTGTTGAGAAACTCTTCGGAATCAAAGGGCGTCCCCCGACCGCAGACGAGAAAGCCAAGATTGAGGAAGCCAAAACAATAATTTTTGAAGGCTTCAAAGTGGCGCTGCAGAAGAAGGTGCCAAAGCAGATCGCTGGGCTGCTGGTGGATGAAGAATATGGCACCAGTGTGCTGGTGGAAGCTAAGGCGGAAGGCTTCAATTTTGCGATGCCAGCCGAAAAATCGGGGCAGGACGAGTTTGATTTTGAGTACGGCGACAAATTTGTTGAGCACATCGAATGTTTTAAACCTACTTTTCTGAAGGTTCTGGTGCGCTTTAACCCTGAAAGTGAAGTTGCACTTAACCAGCGGCAACTGTTGCGCCTCAAGAAACTCAGTGATTACCTCCATAAAACCGGCAGACCCTTCCTCTTTGAGCTTATTGTTCCCGCTACTCCAGGTCAGTTAGCTAAGGTCGGCGGCGACAAGGCGGCTTACGATACAAAGCTTCGTCCAGGGCTTATGTGTGCGAGCTTAAAGCAAATCCAGGCGGCCGGTGTTGAACCCGAAATCTGGAAGCTTGAGGGCGTGGATAAGGCTGAGGATGCAAAAGCCATCGTGGCGCAGGCGCAGGCGGGTGGACGCAAAGCCGGCGTAATTACGCTTGGACGCGGCGAATCTAAAGATAAAGTTAAAGAGTGGCTTAGTGTGGGAGCAAAAATCCCGGGCATCATCGGCTTTGCTGTGGGCCGCACGATCTTTTGGGATCCGCTGGTGGAGTTCCGCGCTGGAAAAATCGATCGCCCAGCAGCAGTGCAGAAAATCGCCCAGAACTACATCGAGTTTGTAGAGCTCTGGCAAAACGAGAGGAAGTAG
- a CDS encoding ribbon-helix-helix domain-containing protein encodes MTDMHIVTVKLPEETYQEMALRVPEGERSDFIREAISEKLQKTPKPDTLLALQQRMSRLEEEFGQIRKYLSDLDILTFQHGKINPYQYAADEVDRKIIEYLLNYKSATTPELAEYLKTNRWLVLNRLRKIEKTSRKQVGKPIIEYYAGEKSGKKKAWWIDDALIEQ; translated from the coding sequence TTGACTGACATGCATATAGTCACCGTTAAACTGCCAGAGGAAACCTACCAGGAGATGGCGCTGCGGGTGCCTGAGGGTGAACGAAGCGACTTTATACGGGAAGCCATAAGCGAGAAACTCCAGAAAACCCCCAAACCCGACACGCTTCTTGCCCTGCAGCAGCGCATGAGCCGCCTCGAAGAGGAATTCGGCCAAATCCGCAAGTACCTCTCAGACCTTGACATCCTCACTTTCCAGCATGGCAAAATCAACCCCTACCAATACGCCGCAGACGAAGTTGACCGCAAAATAATCGAGTATCTGCTTAACTACAAATCCGCCACCACCCCCGAATTGGCAGAGTACCTTAAAACCAACCGCTGGCTCGTACTCAATAGACTGCGGAAAATCGAGAAAACCAGCCGCAAACAAGTCGGCAAACCCATCATCGAATACTACGCAGGAGAAAAATCAGGCAAAAAGAAGGCATGGTGGATCGACGACGCGTTGATTGAGCAGTAA